In Acidimicrobiia bacterium, the sequence CGCGGTCGCCCCGCCGATCACGATCGTGAATTCGCCCCTGGCCTCCCGCGCCGACCATTCGCCCAGGCCGTCACCGAGGCTGCCGCGCCAGACCTCCTCGTGCAGTTTGGTCAGCTCTCGCAGCACCGCCATCGGCCGTTCGGCGCCCAGCGCAGCCGCGAGATCTTCCAGATCCGCCGCCAGCCGGGACGGTGCGACAAACAACACCGTCGTCCGCTCCTCGCCGGCGAGTGCCTCGAGGCGCCGGCGGCGCTCGGCGCCCTTGCGCGGCAAGAACCCTTCGAATACGAACCGCTCCGAGGGCAAACCACTCAGGGCAACGGCCATCGTGGCTGCGCTGGGTCCGGGAATGGCGGTGACCAGTGCACCGACTTCCACCGCCACTCGCACCGCCGAGAGGCCTGGGTCGGAGATGCCCGGCATTCCTGCGTCGGTGAGGAGCGCCACCGTCTCTCCCCGGGTGAGCCGGTCCACCAGTTCATCCCGGCGACTGGTTTCATTGCCGGCGAAGTAGGACCGCATCGGTACGGCAGCCCCGGCCGCGTCGAGGAGCACCCGGGATCTGCGGGTGTCTTCGGCGAATACGACATCGGCGGAACAAAGTGTTTCGATCAGCCGTTGCGACATGTCGCCGAGATTCCCGATCGGGGTGGCGCATAGAACCAACACGCCGCTCATGGCAACAACTGCTCCACGAAGCCTTCCCCAACCTCTGGGTCGGTCGCAACAACGAATCGAATGGTCGGCCCGTCGAGGCGGACGACTGCGAAATCCTCACCGGCCACCTCGAGGTACCCGTCGTCGGTGTCAACGACCTCGCCGGCGATCTGCTGAACGACGAACGCCACCAGAGTCTCGAACATCTCTGTTGCGTCGACCGACGAGTCGGCAACGTAGGCCAGATCGAACACGATCTCACCACCGCCATCCCACAACAGGCGATATTCGTCGCCACCCCACCCGACGGCGGCCGCAGTGGCCGTCTGATCGTCGAGTGCCTGACCGAACATCGCTCGGAATGCCGCCTGACCCCACACCGAAGTCTCGGAGATGCCGTACCCCGCCGGGACGAAGTTGTCCGTCTCCACCTCCTTGGGTGGCTCACCGACCATGAAGTCGGCCGGGTGGTAGATCTGCTCGGTTGTGGTCGGCGCCGCTGAATAGAGGTCGTTGACGGCCTCGAATCCGTCCACCTCCCACACGGCCGTGACGAAATCCGACCCGGTGGTGTAGGGGAACAGCAGGAGTTCCTGGATGAAGCGGGGAGTCCGGTCGAACACTCCGGTCTCGATCTCCATGGCGGCATCGAGTACTTCGAGTTGATCGTCCCGGGAGCGCGAACCGAGATACAACGTCTCGGTGAGGGTGGCGTCTCCCTCAATCACTGCCGTGAACGCCGCCATTTCTTCGAACCTCTGTGCCTCGTCGAGGTCGATGATGAGATCGGCAAAGCCGAAATGCTGGTCGGTGAGCGCATGGGTGAGTTCGTGGACCAGGGTCAGCCGCTGCAACTGCGACAGCGCACCGTCGCCGAACGGCACGACCAGTTCACCGGTCTCTCCGTCGTAGAACCCGGCGACCTGCTCCGAGTAGAGGTCGGTGTACAGATCGGCCAGGTCCGTAGCCGCCCCGATCAGGCCGAGGGCGACGAGCAGCAGTTCATCCCGACGGGTCTCGTTCGGGTCGAGTTCGTCTTCGATCAACGTGCGCACCCGTTCGGCCAGTTCCGCTTCGGTGACGAGGACGACGTTTGGAGGTGCCACGAACTGGAGTTGGCGGATATCTTCGGTCACCGCGGTCAAGTCCTCGATGGCCAGCAGCAACGGGTCCGGCGCAATGGTGGAAGTGGTCGAGGTTGAGAGCGGAGCGTCCGGCGGCAATGTGGTGGACACCCCGGCGCCGCTACAAGAGGCGGTGACCACGAGGAGAACAACGGCGGCGGCGCGAACACGGAACACGCCGGGAGGTTAGCCACCGCATGTCTGTTTGAGATCATGGCCGGGCAGCGGCCCCGAGCCACCGGCCGGTTGACTCCGGGCGCGGAAGTGCCCAGCTGGGGGAGCCGGGCACTTCCTCCTGGAAAACCTCACTTTCAGCGTGACCGACCT encodes:
- the rsmI gene encoding 16S rRNA (cytidine(1402)-2'-O)-methyltransferase, coding for MSGVLVLCATPIGNLGDMSQRLIETLCSADVVFAEDTRRSRVLLDAAGAAVPMRSYFAGNETSRRDELVDRLTRGETVALLTDAGMPGISDPGLSAVRVAVEVGALVTAIPGPSAATMAVALSGLPSERFVFEGFLPRKGAERRRRLEALAGEERTTVLFVAPSRLAADLEDLAAALGAERPMAVLRELTKLHEEVWRGSLGDGLGEWSAREARGEFTIVIGGATAPVPSLEEATRIARGLIEAGMSSADAARRAADETGVARRLIYEAVHSAESR